From a region of the Citricoccus muralis genome:
- the rsmI gene encoding 16S rRNA (cytidine(1402)-2'-O)-methyltransferase produces the protein MAPTQTPEDRLGETPGQIVLAATPIGNLADASQRLKDLLATADIVAAEDTRRAHHLAHGLGVKITGKVVSHHEHNERESTPELLAAARGGAVVAVVTDAGMPLVSDPGYRLVSTAAAEGVDVTCAPGPSAVTTALALSGLPTDRFAFEGFLPRKEGERARLLTELSRDARTLVFFESPHRLATSLASLRDAFGADRPACVARELSKLHEEVARGSLADLVEWANSKEIRGEIVIVTGGTEAEPDTDTAGQVADVEVLVASGTRLKEAVNTVAAARGIPKRDLYEAVLAARA, from the coding sequence ATGGCGCCTACACAGACTCCCGAGGACCGGCTCGGCGAAACCCCCGGTCAGATCGTGCTGGCGGCCACACCGATCGGGAACCTGGCTGACGCCTCCCAGCGGCTGAAGGACTTGCTGGCGACCGCGGACATCGTGGCCGCCGAGGACACCCGGCGGGCCCACCACCTGGCGCACGGCCTCGGCGTGAAGATCACCGGCAAGGTGGTCAGCCACCACGAGCACAACGAACGGGAATCCACCCCGGAACTGTTGGCGGCCGCCCGGGGAGGCGCCGTCGTCGCCGTCGTCACCGATGCCGGGATGCCGCTGGTGTCAGACCCCGGCTACCGACTGGTGTCCACGGCCGCAGCCGAGGGCGTGGACGTCACCTGTGCCCCGGGGCCCAGCGCCGTCACCACGGCGCTCGCGCTGTCCGGGCTGCCGACGGACCGCTTCGCCTTCGAGGGGTTCCTGCCCCGCAAGGAGGGGGAGCGGGCCCGCCTGCTGACCGAGCTGTCGCGAGACGCCCGCACCCTGGTGTTCTTCGAGTCACCGCACCGGCTGGCTACCTCCCTGGCCTCACTGCGGGACGCCTTCGGTGCCGACCGGCCCGCCTGCGTAGCCCGGGAGCTGAGCAAACTCCACGAAGAGGTGGCCCGGGGCTCGCTGGCCGACCTCGTGGAGTGGGCGAACTCCAAGGAGATCCGCGGCGAGATCGTCATCGTCACCGGGGGGACCGAAGCGGAACCGGACACGGACACGGCCGGCCAGGTAGCCGACGTCGAGGTTCTGGTGGCCTCCGGAACCCGGTTGAAGGAGGCGGTGAACACCGTGGCCGCGGCCCGCGGCATACCGAAGCGTGACCTGTACGAGGCGGTGCTGGCCGCCCGCGCCTGA
- the ykgO gene encoding type B 50S ribosomal protein L36, which produces MKVRNSVRALKKVPGAQVVRRRGRTFVINKKNPRMKARQG; this is translated from the coding sequence ATGAAAGTACGGAACTCAGTGCGGGCGCTGAAGAAGGTCCCCGGCGCACAGGTGGTCCGCCGGCGCGGGCGCACGTTCGTCATCAACAAGAAGAATCCACGGATGAAAGCCCGCCAGGGCTGA
- a CDS encoding TIGR01906 family membrane protein — translation MAGKDRSQDGTNASSGMNGERDGRTAEHTDTPEFESGLDYAAFMEDEEGNTSDPTAEADPATAPVTSDALDSGDGGSHRADPGTQPTESIDRAEHRADPGTQSTQSIDRAELDAWAAGDAAAQDRPAARARGERGELPPETVTATATPEPDPESGRSGTGTLWDDGAAGSTAFGAGVAGAGVAAGTPVTAPQTAQDDYRGFSSGAHAADAEDRRRDLRGAEARAAARDEALEGPSTGPKVLQVLLAIFFPIVVLIAAVRAVASPLFLWIEYHRPGFPADELGFTTEDRLTYGSAGMDFLFNAAPPRYLSDLTHQGNQLFTDTEVSHMADVKLVMLISMAVGAVLGLLCIIFMIVLARTAKGGIRRSLFAGSLWMLVVLIALAVLAVLGWEQFFATFHSLFFADGTWTFQATDALIRLYPNQFWMDAGIGIAALVLVTLIVTLICTWPTRRRRHESRLAQMDLIQRRNDWYDAQEA, via the coding sequence ATGGCTGGCAAGGACAGGTCACAGGACGGCACGAACGCCTCCTCCGGCATGAACGGGGAGAGGGACGGGCGTACAGCGGAGCACACGGATACGCCCGAGTTCGAGAGCGGTCTGGACTACGCCGCGTTCATGGAGGACGAGGAGGGGAACACCTCTGATCCGACCGCTGAGGCGGACCCCGCCACCGCACCGGTGACCTCGGACGCCCTGGACTCCGGTGACGGCGGCTCACACCGCGCCGATCCGGGCACCCAGCCGACCGAGTCCATCGACCGGGCCGAACACCGTGCGGATCCTGGAACCCAGTCGACACAGTCCATCGACCGAGCTGAGCTGGACGCTTGGGCCGCCGGCGATGCCGCGGCGCAGGACCGCCCGGCCGCCCGCGCGCGGGGCGAGCGCGGTGAACTCCCGCCGGAGACCGTGACCGCCACCGCGACGCCGGAGCCTGATCCCGAGTCTGGCCGCTCCGGAACGGGCACCCTGTGGGACGACGGCGCCGCTGGCTCGACCGCCTTCGGCGCAGGAGTTGCCGGCGCAGGAGTGGCTGCGGGAACCCCCGTCACGGCCCCGCAGACTGCCCAGGACGACTACCGGGGCTTCTCCAGCGGTGCACACGCAGCGGACGCTGAGGACCGGCGTCGGGACCTGCGTGGTGCCGAGGCGCGTGCCGCGGCCCGGGACGAGGCGCTGGAAGGCCCTTCGACCGGGCCCAAGGTACTGCAGGTGCTGTTGGCGATCTTCTTCCCGATCGTCGTGCTGATCGCCGCCGTCCGCGCCGTGGCCTCTCCGCTCTTCCTGTGGATCGAGTACCACCGTCCCGGCTTCCCGGCCGACGAGCTGGGCTTCACCACCGAGGACCGGCTGACCTACGGCTCCGCCGGCATGGACTTCCTCTTCAACGCCGCACCACCCCGGTACCTGTCCGACCTGACACACCAGGGCAACCAGCTCTTCACGGACACCGAGGTCTCCCACATGGCGGACGTCAAGCTCGTCATGCTCATCAGCATGGCCGTCGGGGCCGTCCTGGGCCTGCTGTGCATCATCTTCATGATCGTGCTGGCCCGCACAGCCAAGGGCGGCATCCGCCGCTCGCTGTTCGCCGGATCCCTCTGGATGCTCGTGGTCCTGATCGCCCTGGCTGTACTGGCCGTGCTCGGCTGGGAGCAGTTCTTCGCGACCTTCCACAGCCTGTTCTTCGCGGACGGCACCTGGACCTTCCAGGCCACGGACGCCCTGATCCGGCTCTACCCGAACCAGTTCTGGATGGACGCCGGGATCGGCATCGCCGCCCTGGTGCTGGTGACGCTCATCGTGACCCTGATCTGCACCTGGCCCACCCGCCGCCGCCGGCACGAGTCCCGCCTGGCGCAGATGGACCTGATCCAGCGCCGCAACGACTGGTACGACGCCCAGGAAGCCTGA
- a CDS encoding phospholipid carrier-dependent glycosyltransferase — protein MQPAHPAPATSTRRWLSTPAVAYTDAALRLRLLGERFHPGHWGWIVPLAVTVLAGVLRLIRLDHPHQLIFDETYYVKDAFTLLQSGVEMNWPEDHNEQFAAGNPQPENTPEYVVHPPLGKWLIALGMAVFGADNGTGWRFSAAVAGTLSVLLTALIAQRLFRSVFLGGIAGLLLAVEGHHLVMSRTGLLDIFLSFFVLAAFGALLLDRADGRRRLADRLAAAAARHGGAPPSSLLRYGPWLGWRPWRLVAGALLGAACGVKLSGLAFMAVFGLMTVLWDMNARRVAGIRHWVRAGVTHDGLYAFVAVVGVGALTYLATWTGWLVTGNGYNRQWHATHPPQSWWEHLVPGPLRSLGDYHRQSTQFHGDLSSGHDYASNPWTWPFMGRPTSFYYEGYDDGANGCPVDTCSAAITDLANPLIWWAGTLAVLVLVFLWLGRRDWRAGAFLGVYAAGQLVWFLWPERTMFFFYTIAYTPFLVLALTLCLGALMHFGGPANRRRNTVLVLAFVAVAVAASAFFMPVWTGEMIPYDQWRLRMWMSSWI, from the coding sequence ATGCAGCCGGCACATCCAGCGCCCGCCACATCCACACGCCGGTGGTTGAGCACCCCCGCAGTCGCCTACACGGACGCCGCCCTGCGGCTTCGGTTGCTCGGCGAGCGCTTCCACCCGGGCCACTGGGGCTGGATCGTCCCGCTGGCCGTCACCGTCCTGGCCGGCGTCCTGCGCTTGATCCGGCTGGACCACCCGCACCAGCTGATCTTTGACGAGACCTACTACGTCAAGGACGCTTTCACCCTGCTGCAGTCCGGCGTGGAGATGAACTGGCCGGAGGACCACAACGAGCAGTTCGCGGCCGGAAACCCGCAACCGGAGAACACTCCCGAGTACGTGGTGCACCCCCCGCTGGGCAAGTGGCTGATCGCCCTCGGCATGGCGGTGTTCGGTGCTGACAACGGCACCGGTTGGCGTTTCTCCGCAGCCGTGGCCGGCACACTGTCCGTGTTGCTCACCGCCCTGATCGCCCAACGGCTCTTCCGGTCGGTCTTCCTCGGCGGCATCGCCGGCCTGCTGCTGGCCGTGGAGGGACACCACCTCGTGATGTCCCGCACCGGTCTGCTGGACATCTTCCTCTCGTTCTTCGTCCTGGCCGCCTTCGGAGCGCTGCTGCTGGACCGCGCGGACGGGAGGCGCCGTCTGGCCGATCGACTGGCAGCCGCGGCGGCACGCCATGGTGGGGCGCCGCCGTCGTCCCTGCTGAGGTATGGGCCGTGGCTGGGATGGCGCCCGTGGCGGCTGGTGGCCGGGGCCCTCCTGGGTGCGGCCTGCGGGGTGAAGCTCTCCGGGCTGGCTTTCATGGCGGTCTTCGGGCTGATGACCGTGCTGTGGGACATGAATGCCCGGCGTGTGGCCGGCATCCGGCACTGGGTCCGCGCCGGCGTCACGCATGACGGGCTCTACGCCTTCGTCGCCGTCGTCGGCGTGGGCGCCCTGACCTACCTGGCCACCTGGACCGGCTGGCTGGTGACCGGCAACGGCTACAACCGGCAATGGCACGCCACCCATCCCCCGCAGTCCTGGTGGGAGCACCTCGTTCCCGGCCCGCTGCGCTCGCTGGGCGACTACCACCGGCAGTCCACCCAGTTCCACGGGGACCTGTCCTCCGGCCACGACTACGCCTCGAACCCGTGGACGTGGCCATTCATGGGCCGGCCCACCTCCTTCTACTACGAGGGTTACGACGACGGCGCGAACGGCTGCCCGGTGGACACCTGTTCCGCTGCCATCACCGATCTGGCGAACCCCCTCATCTGGTGGGCGGGAACCCTGGCCGTGCTGGTCCTGGTGTTCCTGTGGCTGGGCCGCCGCGACTGGCGGGCCGGAGCCTTCCTCGGGGTCTACGCCGCCGGTCAGCTCGTCTGGTTCCTCTGGCCGGAGCGGACCATGTTCTTCTTCTACACGATCGCCTACACGCCCTTCCTCGTCCTCGCGCTCACCCTGTGCCTCGGGGCCCTGATGCACTTCGGCGGCCCCGCCAACCGCCGCCGGAACACGGTGCTGGTCCTGGCGTTCGTGGCGGTGGCCGTGGCAGCCAGCGCGTTCTTCATGCCGGTCTGGACCGGCGAGATGATTCCCTATGACCAGTGGCGGCTGCGGATGTGGATGAGCAGCTGGATCTGA
- a CDS encoding GTP-binding protein has product MRLTVVSSLDALCRHQACDMLASAYPEAVLMLHDLLEDGLLVRRSIQPGTPPQWGETRLEHPCPSCAIRLDIVPAVQQARDAGVEHLVLGLPPALPAAAVVRALRGGARRSVVLHAVVLACSPSAVEDQIWDRHTLFESGYLALPDDERTPGEFLMEELASIDTVLLADPNVVPADPPASARGLQLLRELAPHARTTDRATDIESLQRDVAASSSQGEPDESSSAGGTPGGDPASPFTTVIHQLHRPLHPERFHQALRSLAQGCCRLRGQLWMEPAPECRILLRGAGPRIWLENAGPWPAYLDFPSPGASAARDTNAAVRAIADAGHPSTVISATGEGPDSAEITRLLADCQLTEDEMKSGFTALADPFGLHTTHDIDSRRAS; this is encoded by the coding sequence ATGCGCCTCACCGTCGTCAGCTCCCTCGATGCCCTGTGCCGTCACCAAGCGTGCGACATGCTGGCTTCCGCCTATCCCGAAGCCGTGCTGATGCTGCATGACCTGCTGGAGGACGGCCTGCTGGTGCGCCGATCCATCCAGCCGGGGACACCCCCACAGTGGGGAGAGACTCGACTGGAACATCCTTGTCCCAGTTGCGCCATCCGGCTGGACATCGTGCCCGCCGTGCAGCAGGCACGGGACGCCGGTGTGGAGCACCTCGTTCTCGGCTTGCCTCCCGCGCTGCCGGCGGCCGCCGTGGTGCGGGCACTGCGCGGCGGCGCGCGCCGGTCAGTGGTGCTCCATGCCGTGGTGCTGGCCTGTTCGCCGAGTGCGGTCGAGGACCAGATCTGGGACCGCCATACGCTCTTCGAGTCCGGCTACCTGGCCCTGCCCGATGATGAAAGGACCCCCGGGGAGTTCCTCATGGAGGAACTGGCCTCGATTGACACCGTGCTGCTGGCGGACCCGAACGTGGTCCCTGCCGACCCGCCTGCCAGTGCTCGCGGCCTGCAGCTGCTCCGGGAACTGGCCCCCCATGCGCGGACCACCGACCGGGCCACCGACATCGAATCCCTCCAGCGGGACGTGGCGGCATCATCATCACAGGGAGAGCCAGACGAGTCGTCCTCCGCCGGCGGCACCCCCGGTGGCGACCCCGCTTCGCCGTTCACCACGGTCATCCACCAGCTCCACCGTCCGCTGCATCCGGAGCGCTTCCATCAAGCCCTCCGTTCCCTCGCCCAGGGCTGCTGCCGCCTGCGTGGCCAGCTGTGGATGGAACCGGCACCGGAATGCCGGATTCTGCTGCGGGGAGCCGGTCCTCGCATATGGCTGGAGAACGCAGGCCCCTGGCCCGCCTATCTCGACTTCCCTTCGCCCGGGGCATCGGCTGCCAGGGACACCAACGCCGCCGTCCGCGCCATCGCGGACGCCGGCCACCCGAGCACCGTGATCTCCGCGACCGGGGAAGGCCCCGACTCCGCCGAGATCACACGACTACTCGCCGACTGTCAGCTGACAGAAGACGAGATGAAGAGCGGTTTCACCGCACTGGCCGACCCGTTCGGACTGCACACCACCCATGACATCGACTCCCGGAGGGCATCATGA
- a CDS encoding stage II sporulation protein M, protein MDLDAYASVHRPTWERLDSLARTRRLDAGQADELLELYGRSSTHLSVVQAHDPDGPQAAGLSMVLARARNRITGAPSNASAGFSRFFLEQLPAAFYRIRWLTVLLGTAFCLVAVWFGFWVNGEPEVLASLGTEEQMREYAEEQFTGYYSENPAASFAGQVWTNNAWIAAQEVAFGITGYFVPYVLFANAQGVGISGGVMAAHGELDTFFLYILPHGFMELTAIFIAGAAGLRIFWAWVAPGQRTRLDSLASEGRSLFTVAAGLVLVLAVSGVVEGFVTPSGLPHWLRLGIGMLVLAGYWAYTLILGRRAVAAGATGDLEAHDAGARQLTA, encoded by the coding sequence GTGGATCTGGACGCCTACGCCTCAGTACATCGCCCCACGTGGGAGCGGTTGGACTCGTTGGCGCGCACCCGCCGCCTCGACGCCGGGCAGGCCGACGAGCTGCTCGAGCTCTACGGCCGGTCCTCCACCCACCTGTCCGTGGTGCAGGCCCATGACCCGGACGGGCCCCAGGCCGCCGGGCTGTCCATGGTGCTGGCCCGGGCCCGCAACCGGATCACGGGAGCGCCCTCCAACGCCTCCGCCGGCTTCTCCCGCTTCTTCCTCGAACAGCTGCCCGCCGCGTTCTACCGGATCCGCTGGCTCACGGTGCTCCTCGGGACGGCCTTCTGCCTCGTGGCGGTCTGGTTCGGATTCTGGGTGAACGGCGAACCCGAGGTGCTCGCCTCCCTGGGCACCGAGGAGCAGATGCGCGAGTACGCCGAGGAGCAGTTCACCGGCTACTACTCCGAGAACCCGGCCGCGTCCTTCGCCGGGCAGGTGTGGACCAACAACGCCTGGATCGCCGCGCAGGAGGTGGCCTTCGGGATCACCGGCTACTTCGTGCCCTACGTGCTCTTCGCCAATGCGCAGGGCGTCGGGATCTCCGGCGGGGTCATGGCGGCCCACGGCGAGCTGGACACCTTCTTCCTGTACATCCTCCCGCACGGGTTCATGGAGCTCACGGCGATCTTCATCGCCGGTGCCGCGGGGCTGCGGATCTTCTGGGCCTGGGTGGCCCCGGGACAGCGGACCCGGCTCGACTCCCTGGCCTCGGAGGGCCGCTCGCTGTTCACGGTGGCTGCCGGGCTGGTCCTCGTGCTGGCCGTGTCCGGTGTGGTGGAAGGCTTCGTCACCCCGTCCGGGTTGCCGCATTGGCTGCGACTGGGCATCGGCATGCTCGTGCTGGCCGGCTATTGGGCCTACACGCTGATCCTCGGCCGCCGGGCCGTCGCCGCGGGGGCTACGGGAGACCTTGAGGCGCACGACGCCGGCGCCCGCCAGCTCACTGCCTGA
- a CDS encoding cation diffusion facilitator family transporter — MKHILVPHSHDHSEAIQTAEEASSIGIRAAWISLAGMGATALLQIAIVWLSGSVALLADTLHNLGHLATTIPLIIAFRLGRRAPTRRYSYGFRRAEDLVGLLIGAVIALSAGLIIWESVRALTAQRGMTHLGWVLAAAVIGAAGNEIVARYRIRAGRRIGSAALIAEGQHARTDALTSLAVALGVLGAWAGLPWVDPVIGLVIAAVVVAVLVGSMRTVLRRLMDGVEAGTLDLIESTAAATPGVISVDQARARWSGHRLEAELDVAVQANLSIEAGHDLAHAVQERLRRDVPHLHRAAILLAPAPAGP; from the coding sequence ATCAAACACATCCTGGTTCCACACAGCCATGACCACTCTGAGGCGATCCAGACTGCCGAAGAAGCCAGCAGCATCGGCATCCGGGCCGCATGGATCAGCCTGGCCGGCATGGGCGCCACCGCGCTTCTGCAGATCGCGATCGTCTGGCTGAGCGGATCGGTGGCCCTGCTGGCCGACACCCTGCACAACCTGGGTCACCTGGCCACCACCATCCCGCTGATTATCGCCTTTCGCCTCGGCCGCCGGGCGCCCACCCGGCGGTACAGCTACGGATTCCGGCGGGCCGAGGACCTCGTAGGCCTCCTGATCGGAGCGGTCATCGCCCTCTCTGCCGGGCTGATCATCTGGGAGTCAGTCCGGGCGTTGACCGCCCAGCGCGGCATGACCCACCTGGGGTGGGTGCTGGCCGCCGCGGTCATCGGGGCTGCCGGCAACGAGATCGTGGCCAGGTACCGAATCCGGGCCGGGCGCCGCATCGGATCAGCGGCCCTGATCGCCGAGGGCCAACACGCCCGAACTGATGCCTTGACCTCCCTGGCGGTCGCCCTGGGCGTCCTCGGCGCCTGGGCGGGGCTTCCCTGGGTGGACCCGGTCATCGGGTTGGTCATCGCAGCGGTCGTGGTTGCGGTATTGGTCGGTTCGATGCGCACGGTCCTGCGCCGGCTCATGGATGGTGTCGAGGCCGGCACCCTGGACCTGATCGAGAGCACCGCCGCTGCCACTCCGGGGGTCATCTCCGTGGACCAGGCGCGCGCTCGGTGGAGCGGACACCGCCTGGAGGCCGAACTCGACGTTGCCGTCCAGGCGAACCTGAGCATCGAGGCCGGTCATGATCTGGCCCACGCCGTCCAGGAACGCCTGCGCCGAGACGTCCCCCACCTACACCGGGCCGCCATCCTCCTCGCCCCCGCCCCGGCAGGGCCCTGA
- a CDS encoding hemolysin family protein, with the protein MEIVSILIGLVLIIACGLFVAAEFALITVNKNEVREAVARGDQKAAGVLEGMNTLSTQLSGAQLGITLTNLGIGFLAEPAIASLVVGPLTDAGLAAPLARSVSVALALVLATVLTMVFGELVPKNLAIARPLATARAVVGFQRGFSTVTKPLLMFFNGTANRIVRLFGIEPQEELASARSPEELTVLVRHSARQGVLPADTAELIQRSFAFGNRRAHDSMTPSTRMTTLAPGSSVQDLLQVAATTGHSRFPVMEPGSSAVEGLVHIRRGLAVPFEDRASTPVSEVMETPTLMPDTIELDHLMDTLRAGGLQMAVLMDETGDVAGLITLEDLVEELVGEVVDEHDPDDLTSERMPHGVWAFDGALRPDEVSELLGHHIAEDPEYDTIAGLITLHLGHIATVGDSVELETEAAHGYPAARVTFAVEAMDGARIARVHATATPLESQEDDR; encoded by the coding sequence TTGGAAATAGTCTCGATCCTGATCGGCCTCGTGCTGATCATCGCCTGCGGCCTCTTCGTGGCTGCGGAGTTCGCCTTGATCACGGTCAACAAGAACGAGGTCCGTGAGGCCGTCGCCCGAGGGGACCAGAAGGCCGCGGGCGTGCTGGAGGGCATGAACACCCTGTCCACTCAGCTCTCCGGCGCTCAGCTGGGCATCACCCTGACCAACCTGGGCATCGGCTTCCTGGCCGAACCGGCCATCGCCTCCCTGGTGGTCGGCCCCTTGACCGACGCCGGCCTGGCCGCACCGCTGGCACGCTCGGTGTCCGTGGCTCTCGCCCTGGTCCTGGCGACCGTCCTGACCATGGTGTTCGGCGAGCTGGTGCCCAAGAACCTGGCCATCGCCCGGCCGCTGGCGACCGCACGGGCCGTCGTCGGATTCCAGCGGGGTTTCAGTACGGTGACCAAGCCCCTGCTGATGTTCTTCAACGGCACGGCCAACCGGATCGTGCGACTGTTCGGCATCGAACCACAAGAGGAACTCGCCTCGGCCCGTTCTCCGGAGGAACTCACGGTGCTGGTGCGGCACTCCGCCCGCCAGGGCGTGCTGCCGGCGGACACCGCCGAGCTCATCCAGCGGTCCTTCGCCTTCGGCAACCGCCGCGCCCACGACTCGATGACCCCGAGTACCCGGATGACCACTCTGGCGCCGGGCAGCAGTGTCCAGGACCTGCTGCAGGTGGCTGCCACGACCGGCCATTCGCGGTTCCCCGTGATGGAGCCGGGCTCGTCGGCCGTCGAGGGCCTGGTCCACATTCGCCGTGGCCTGGCCGTTCCGTTCGAGGACCGCGCCTCCACGCCCGTCTCGGAGGTGATGGAGACGCCCACCCTGATGCCGGACACGATCGAGCTGGACCATCTGATGGACACCCTGCGTGCCGGTGGCCTGCAGATGGCCGTCCTGATGGACGAGACCGGGGACGTGGCCGGCCTGATCACCCTGGAGGACCTCGTGGAGGAACTCGTGGGGGAGGTGGTGGACGAACACGATCCGGACGATCTGACCAGCGAACGGATGCCCCATGGGGTGTGGGCCTTCGACGGTGCTCTGCGCCCGGATGAGGTCAGTGAACTGCTGGGACACCACATCGCCGAGGATCCCGAGTACGACACGATTGCCGGCCTCATCACCCTGCACCTCGGCCACATCGCCACCGTGGGTGACAGCGTCGAACTGGAGACCGAAGCCGCCCACGGCTACCCGGCCGCCCGAGTCACCTTCGCGGTGGAGGCCATGGACGGAGCGCGCATCGCCCGCGTTCATGCCACCGCAACACCCCTCGAGTCCCAGGAGGACGATCGCTAG
- a CDS encoding ArsR/SmtB family transcription factor — protein sequence MHDELVHPAPDDEHAQLAADAFRMLSDPTRVKILWALFQGESSVNALAELVGAAPTAVSQHLAKLKLGGLVESRRQGTFAYYRATDLHVNRLLVEALSHAEHLTGAATGTDPHRNSPQSR from the coding sequence GTGCATGATGAGCTTGTCCACCCAGCCCCCGACGACGAGCATGCCCAGCTCGCCGCAGACGCCTTCCGCATGCTGTCGGATCCGACTCGGGTGAAGATCCTCTGGGCTCTGTTCCAGGGGGAGTCCAGTGTGAACGCGCTGGCCGAGCTCGTGGGTGCCGCGCCCACCGCGGTGAGCCAGCACCTGGCCAAACTGAAGTTGGGAGGGCTGGTGGAGAGCCGGAGGCAGGGGACCTTCGCTTACTACCGGGCCACCGACCTGCACGTGAACCGCCTACTGGTTGAGGCGCTCTCGCACGCCGAGCATCTCACCGGCGCCGCAACAGGAACGGACCCGCACCGCAACTCACCGCAGTCCCGCTAA
- a CDS encoding AMP-dependent synthetase/ligase, protein MQEAQTDQVADLPAETNVTDRFLAVAAERPHAPAYAVRNGAGGWLDVSYASFLDQVRSAAKGLIALGVEPQSMVGIMAPTSYEWAVIDQAIWFAGAVSVPVYETSSPMQVEHILEDSGARLVFTAAARHRTAVERAAEQGGFEVSVVPLDATGLAELERAGRDVTDEALEAARSANCLADVASLVYTSGTTGKPKGARITHANFAVGAANILPFAQGIVGGSEQRTLMFLPLAHVLAHAVQYICLVGGIQIAHASDLKTLTADLSSFHPTWLLAVPRVFEKLDAGAAAAAHEGGTAKIFAAARATAIEYSEAQDAQARGEGNGPGALLRARHALFDRLVYPKIRRILGGTAKYTVSGASALNPELAHFFRGAGLGMQEGYGLTETTAPATLNIPGHTRIGSVGLPVPGTTVRIAADQEILVRGNIVFDGYHGQPEASAAALDEDGFFRTGDIGRLDADGYLYVTGRKKEIIVTAGGKNVYPTPLEETIRSAGVVSQVVVVGDGRPFVGALVTLDPDGLAQWAKAQGLGPLSLAEASTHEGLRAEVQTAVDLANEAVSQAESIRKFTILDTELTEESGHLTPSLKLQRNVVITDYAGAIEELYRA, encoded by the coding sequence ATGCAGGAAGCCCAGACGGACCAGGTCGCCGACCTCCCCGCCGAGACCAACGTGACGGACCGGTTCCTGGCGGTGGCGGCCGAACGACCCCATGCCCCCGCCTACGCCGTGCGCAATGGGGCCGGGGGCTGGCTGGACGTCTCCTACGCCTCCTTCCTGGACCAGGTGCGGTCCGCCGCCAAGGGCTTGATCGCCCTCGGCGTGGAACCCCAGTCCATGGTGGGCATCATGGCGCCCACGTCCTACGAGTGGGCCGTGATCGACCAGGCCATCTGGTTCGCCGGTGCCGTTTCCGTGCCCGTCTACGAGACGTCCTCGCCGATGCAGGTGGAGCACATCCTCGAGGACTCCGGCGCCCGGCTGGTCTTCACGGCCGCCGCGAGGCACCGCACCGCGGTGGAGCGTGCCGCCGAGCAGGGTGGTTTCGAGGTCTCCGTGGTCCCGCTGGACGCCACCGGGCTGGCCGAGCTGGAGCGTGCGGGCCGAGACGTGACGGACGAGGCGCTCGAGGCGGCCCGGTCCGCGAACTGCCTGGCCGACGTCGCCTCCCTCGTCTACACCTCCGGCACCACCGGCAAGCCCAAGGGTGCCCGGATCACGCATGCGAACTTCGCAGTGGGTGCCGCCAACATCCTGCCCTTCGCCCAGGGGATCGTGGGCGGCAGCGAGCAGCGCACCCTGATGTTCCTGCCGCTGGCGCACGTGCTGGCGCATGCCGTGCAGTACATCTGCCTGGTCGGCGGGATCCAGATCGCCCATGCCTCGGACCTGAAGACGCTGACCGCGGATCTCTCCTCCTTCCACCCCACGTGGCTGCTGGCCGTGCCCCGCGTGTTCGAGAAGCTCGACGCCGGCGCTGCCGCCGCCGCGCACGAGGGCGGCACCGCGAAGATCTTCGCGGCCGCCCGCGCCACCGCGATCGAGTACTCCGAGGCCCAGGACGCGCAGGCCCGGGGTGAGGGCAACGGACCCGGCGCCCTGCTGCGAGCCCGGCACGCGCTGTTCGACCGACTGGTCTACCCGAAGATCCGCCGGATCCTCGGCGGTACGGCGAAGTACACCGTCTCCGGGGCCAGCGCCCTGAACCCGGAGCTGGCCCACTTCTTCCGCGGCGCCGGACTGGGGATGCAGGAGGGGTACGGCCTGACCGAGACCACCGCCCCCGCCACCCTCAACATCCCGGGCCACACGCGCATCGGCTCCGTGGGACTGCCGGTGCCGGGGACCACCGTCCGCATCGCCGCGGACCAGGAGATCCTGGTCCGCGGCAACATCGTGTTCGACGGGTATCACGGTCAGCCCGAAGCGTCCGCCGCAGCGCTGGACGAGGACGGCTTCTTCCGCACCGGGGACATCGGCCGCCTGGACGCGGACGGGTACCTCTATGTCACCGGCCGCAAGAAGGAGATCATCGTGACCGCGGGCGGCAAGAACGTCTACCCGACGCCTCTCGAGGAGACCATCCGTTCCGCCGGTGTGGTCTCCCAGGTGGTCGTGGTGGGCGATGGCCGTCCCTTCGTGGGCGCACTCGTCACCCTCGACCCGGACGGACTGGCCCAGTGGGCCAAGGCCCAGGGCCTCGGGCCCCTCTCCCTGGCCGAGGCCAGCACCCACGAGGGCTTGCGGGCCGAGGTGCAGACGGCCGTGGACCTGGCCAACGAGGCGGTCTCCCAGGCCGAGTCCATCCGGAAGTTCACCATCCTGGACACCGAGCTGACCGAGGAGTCCGGTCACCTCACCCCGTCCCTGAAGCTGCAGCGCAACGTGGTCATCACCGACTACGCGGGTGCCATCGAGGAGTTGTACCGGGCGTAG